The following proteins come from a genomic window of Acidobacteriota bacterium:
- a CDS encoding amidohydrolase, whose product MRISRLLAIALLLALIPTASALAEPAGPFDTAVEAAVDRFEPEIIELRHRIHQYPELGNREFKTAELVQSHLEKLGFTGLRTGVAHTGVVAVLEGGKPGPVVAVRADMDALPVTEDTDLPFRSTVRTEYLGQEVGVSHACGHDIHTAVQLGVASVLASLKDEIPGTVLFIFQPAEEGPPEGEEGGAIMMVEEGAFADPRPEAVFGLHTFASMEVGKAGYTPGPAFAAVDHFRIDLHGKQSHGAAPHQGIDTVVLAAQVISAFQTIRSRTLDPLEPSVVTVGMVQGGTRFNIIPGSVHLEGTVRTYSAEAQNQVEQRMNEILRGLTTAAGGSYDLEYVRVTPATLNDRDLTARMAPTLHRVLGAENVEVIPPTMGGEDFAYFANEVPGFYYRLGMVKPGTTSGSHHTPTFRADDSSVAVGMRVMSNLLLDYLRGATP is encoded by the coding sequence ATGCGAATCTCCCGCCTCCTCGCCATCGCCCTGCTCCTCGCCCTGATCCCGACCGCCAGCGCCCTGGCAGAGCCGGCGGGCCCCTTCGACACCGCCGTCGAGGCCGCAGTCGACCGCTTCGAGCCGGAGATCATCGAGCTGCGACACCGGATCCATCAGTACCCGGAGCTCGGCAACCGCGAGTTCAAGACCGCCGAGCTGGTCCAGAGCCACCTCGAGAAGCTCGGCTTCACCGGCCTGCGCACCGGCGTCGCCCACACCGGCGTGGTGGCCGTCCTCGAAGGCGGCAAGCCGGGGCCGGTGGTGGCGGTACGGGCGGACATGGACGCCCTGCCGGTGACGGAAGACACCGATCTGCCTTTCCGCTCGACGGTGCGCACCGAGTACCTCGGACAAGAGGTCGGCGTCAGCCACGCCTGCGGCCACGACATTCACACCGCCGTGCAGCTCGGCGTCGCCTCGGTGCTCGCCTCCCTCAAGGACGAGATCCCCGGAACGGTCCTGTTCATCTTTCAGCCGGCGGAGGAAGGCCCTCCGGAGGGGGAAGAAGGGGGCGCCATCATGATGGTCGAAGAGGGAGCCTTCGCCGACCCCCGGCCGGAGGCGGTGTTCGGCCTCCACACCTTCGCCTCGATGGAGGTCGGCAAGGCGGGCTACACGCCGGGGCCGGCCTTTGCCGCCGTCGATCACTTTCGTATCGACCTCCATGGCAAGCAGAGCCACGGGGCGGCCCCCCACCAGGGCATCGACACGGTGGTGCTGGCGGCCCAGGTGATCAGCGCCTTCCAGACCATCCGTTCGCGCACCCTCGACCCGCTGGAGCCGAGCGTCGTGACGGTCGGGATGGTACAGGGCGGCACGCGCTTCAACATCATTCCCGGAAGCGTCCACCTCGAAGGCACCGTCCGAACCTACAGCGCCGAGGCCCAGAACCAGGTCGAGCAGCGAATGAACGAGATCCTCCGCGGGCTGACCACCGCTGCCGGCGGCAGCTACGACCTCGAGTACGTGCGGGTCACCCCGGCCACCCTCAATGATCGCGACCTCACCGCGCGCATGGCGCCCACTCTCCATCGAGTGCTCGGCGCGGAGAACGTCGAAGTCATTCCGCCCACCATGGGCGGCGAGGACTTCGCGTACTTCGCCAATGAGGTCCCGGGCTTCTACTACCGCCTCGGCATGGTCAAGCCGGGAACCACCTCGGGCTCGCACCACACTCCGACCTTCCGCGCCGACGACAGCTCCGTCGCCGTCGGCATGCGGGTGATGTCCAATCTGCTGCTCGATTACCTGCGTGGGGCGACACCGTAG